AAAACAGGAACAGAGTGATTAAACTTAATTATATCAcatatattttaagatattattCTGAAACATTGCTAAGTATCACCTCTGACCGTCAGCCAGCTCTCTGGTGATTCTCCTCCATTAGAGATCCTGCACTTGTAGACTCCTTCATCAGACTCGTTAACTCTGTGGATGGTCATGTTTACCGTAGAGCTTCTCTCCATCAAGTGGCCATCCTTAAAGAATTCAGCTGTGAGGTTGGGGGATTCCTGCTTATCTCTGCAGCTCAGAGTGGCAGCTTCTCCCTCCATCACAGGAAGGACAGGACTCTCCAGGATCACTGGACCACCTGAACATCACGTTTTTAAAAGCATATCTTAATTACACAGTTTGAAACCGTCATGGAACAAAGCTGGCAGATGATTCCTGTGTTTTAATAGTGTACTAGGTTATGTTTTattgaacacattaatgcatcgaCACAAAACAATTGAATCAACTGATCTTCAAACTAAGATgctctaaaacaaaaacacgtaTTTACATACCAGTGACAGTGATGTTGACAGTGTAACTGGTCTTTACTCCCATTTCACACCAGTACTCTCCACTGTCAACTGCTGAAATGGTAGATTTAATTTCACAGGGTCCAGATGTTGACCAGGAAGTAGAACATGATTTAACTACTCCTCTGATTCTCCTGATCAGCTTCCATCCCTCCAGTCCCTCACAGCTGATAAC
The sequence above is drawn from the Anoplopoma fimbria isolate UVic2021 breed Golden Eagle Sablefish unplaced genomic scaffold, Afim_UVic_2022 Un_contig_11526_pilon_pilon, whole genome shotgun sequence genome and encodes:
- the LOC129115302 gene encoding uncharacterized protein LOC129115302, whose amino-acid sequence is MEVTALCIRLMRTGMLLLVAQAAFSYSQKADAAFPQVVPNRQQHFEYDPLVISCEGLEGWKLIRRIRGVVKSCSTSWSTSGPCEIKSTISAVDSGEYWCEMGVKTSYTVNITVTGGPVILESPVLPVMEGEAATLSCRDKQESPNLTAEFFKDGHLMERSSTVNMTIHRVNESDEGVYKCRISNGGESPESWLTVREASSTSSSPTSSSSTSSSSVLWIVVSVLLVVLLSAVGLLHFGNVFWHRDEDDFLSRALYYTFGLGDTQHLDQQVTAD